The genomic DNA AAAGGAAACTGGAAAATAACGAGCGATGAGCTGAAGGTAAAAGAGCAGGCGTTCAGCATTGAACAAAAAGTGTTGCACGGCGGGAAACAGGAAGGCAGCAAAATCCTTGTTATCAGCAGTAAAAGTGGCCTGACCATTACCTTAAGCCCCTCTCGCGGCATGAACCTGCTCCATGTGGAAGGCTTCGGCACCAGAATGGGCTGGGATTCCCCGGTAAAAGAGGTCGTGAACCCGGCATATATTAATCTGGAAAGTCGCAACGGGCTTGGCTGGCTGGAAGGTTTCAACGAGATGATGGTGCGCTGTGGCTATGAGTGGACGGGCCACCCGGTCACGGCTGACGGCCAAATCTATACGCTTCACGGCAAGGCGGGCAACACGCCTGTATCGCAGGTTGAAGTGGAGGTAGCTGACGCCGCCCCCCATGAAATTCGAATTCGCGGTTTGATTAAAGAGAGCACGTTCAAAAAAGCAGATTTGCAGACCATGACCGAACTGCGCTACGTCCCAGGAACCAACCAGTTCAGTTTGCACGATGTCCTGACAAACCATGCCGATTACCCGCATGATTATCAAATCATCTACCACAGCAACTTTGGTACCCCGATCCTCGAAGAAGGCGCGCGCTTCCTTGCCCCGGTCGCGAGCGTCAGTCCATTCAATGACTACGCGAAAGCCGGTGTCAACGACTGGCAGACCTATGCCGGGCCAACGAAAGGCTTTGATGAGATGGTGTTTAACCTCAAACCGCTTGCGGATAACAACCACGAAACCCTCGCGGCCGTGGTGAATAAAGCCGGTGATAAAGGGGCGTCCATTCAGTTTGATACCCGCCAGTTGCCGGTGCTGACCTTATGGAAAAACACCGACACCCTGAAGCAAGGTTATGTCACCGGTATTGAGCCGGGTACCAGCTACGCTTACCCGGTCACCATTGAGCGCGAACAAAAACGCGTTAAGCAATTGCAACCGGGAGCCAGCACACAGTTTGATCTGACCTATACCCTGCTCCATAACCCGCAACAGGTGAAAGACGTGGAGAACCGAATTGCATCGATTCAGGGAGAGACAAAGGTCGACATTAATAGCACCCCTATCGCAAAAGAATAAGTAAAAAAAAGCCTCTTTACAGAGGCTTTTTACCGTTATTCGTCACCCTTCTTCTGATTCAAACCATACTCTCGCAACTTATTGGCAATCGCCGTGTGTGAAACGCCAAGGCGTTTTGCCAGCTTACGGGTGCTTGGATAGCTACGGTATAGTTGCGTCAGCACGGAGCGCTCAAAACGGCTGGTAATGTCATCCAGCGAACCTTCCATCGCCTCTTCACCTACTGACACCGTCCCGGCATCGTAATCCGGTAACAGAATATCCTGCGGACGCAGTTCATAACCTTCCAGCTGCGTCAGCGCGCGGTAAACGGCGTTCTTGAGCTGGCGAATGTTGCCCGGCCAGCCGTAGCGCATGAGCACCGTGCCGAGATCGGCTGAAAGCTTCGGACGCGGTACCCCCTGCTCGTCGGCAAAGCGCGCCACAAAGAGTTCGGTCAGCGGCATGATATCCTGCGGGCAATCGCGCAGCGGTGGGATATTCAGGGTCAGGACATTCAGGCGGTAGTAGAGATCCTCGCGGAATACCCCTTTTTGCACCAGTTCGACCAGGTTTTTCTGCGTCGCACAAATCACACGCACATCCACATGAACTTCGTGATCCTCGCCTACACGGCGGAACGTGCCATCATTGAGGAAGCGCAGCAGCTTGGCCTGCATGCGTGGCGACATTTCACCAATCTCGTCCAGCAGCACGGAACCGCCGTTAGCCTGCTCGAAGAACCCTTTTTTACCTTCCGGCGCGTGACCAAATAATTCGCTTTCGACGGCATCTTCCGGAATCGAGGCGCAGTTCAGGGCCAGATACGGTTTTGCCGCTCGCGGGCTGGCCAGATGCACAGCATGCGCCAGCAGGTCCTTCCCGGTACCGGTATCGCCGGTAATCAGCAGTGGCGCGGTCAGACTCGCGAGTTTGCGCGCCTGATCCACCACATGCCGCATTTTCGGGCTGACGGCAATAATCTGGCTGAATGCCCCCACATCCTGGCTGGAGATATTTTGCAGCTGACGGCCCATGCGCACGGTAGAACGCAGCATGATCACGGCGCCGGTCAGAACGCGCGTGTCGGCCTCGCCTTTCAGATAGACCGGCGTTATCTCCATTAAGAAATTCTGTCCGTGGATAACCACATGCTCGCTGTGGGTGTTCTGCGGGTTGCTGTCCAGCCAGCGCTGGAAGTTAAAGCCGGGAATCAACTGTGCTGCGTTGTGGTTGCTGAGTTTTTCCTGACTCTGCGCGAACAGCTGGCAGCTGGCATGGTTAACACGCTCAACCTTACTTTTTAAATCCAGGGAGAGGAAAGGCTCTGGCATGGCTTCAAGCAATGCGCTCAATGCCAGATGCTCACGCTCCGACGGCATCCAGGGGATGGTGCGTACATCCGTAACGCCAGCGATACGGCGTATTTCTGCCATCAGGCTACTGAACGTATTAAATTCAATTTCGGCAAAATTGAGGTAAATTCGCCCGACAGGATCGATCTCAATGCCACGTAAATCAATGCTACGTAAAACAAGAAGATCGAGTAATTCGCGGGTCAGACCGAGACGGTCTTCACAGAAGACTTCAAGACGCATGGGAAATTCACCGTTTTAAGCCAATAACATTAAAATGATATGTCAGAACACGGTGATCGGGAAGATGGCTGTCAACAAATATTGACAGCCAGCACGATTAATGACCAAACCGGCTACTGAACCGGTTTTTTATTGAGCGTCTCTTTGAGCTGACCGATTAACTCACGTCGGAAATCCCCCAATCGCGGCTTATCGCCATCAATCCACGGCAGTGGACGGCACACTTCCATCGCTTTGATGCCCAGACGGGCGGTCAACAAACCGGCACCAATACCCTGCGCGGCACGGGCAGAGAGACGCGCCGCCAGATCCTGCGACATCCAGTCCATCCCCACTTCCCGCACCAGCTCGCTTGCTCCTGTAAAGGCGATGTTGAGCAATACCAGACGGAACAAGCGAAGGCGGCTGTAGTACCCCAGCTCAATACCGTATAAAGCAGCAATCCGGTTAATCAGACGCAGGTTACGCCAGGCGATAAACGCCATATCCACCAGCGCCAGCGGGCTGACGGCAATCATCAGGGTTGATTCCGCAGCAGAGCGGCTGATTTCGCGCCGCGCCTGGGCATCCAGCACCGGCTGCACCATGTGGGAATACAGCGTCACCACTTCACGATCGTTCTGGGTTTCATGGATAGCGGCATACCAGCGCTGAAGCGCCGGGTGTGACTGGTCAATACCCGCCTGACTGGCCAGCTTTTCACAAAACGCGCGGCCTTTGCCGGTTCCGTGACTGTGGAGCAGATCCCGCGCTTCATCACGCTCATGGGCGCGCTGTCGCAGGCGCCACAGGCGACGCCACTCGGTCGCAACAGACCCGACACCCGCCCCCACAATCAGAGCACCGGCAGCGCAGCCGCCCAACGCGACCCAGTCCTGGGTTTGCCAGGCGTTGACTGCCCACTGGACGCCTTGCCCAACCACGCTGACGCCAAACAACGCCAGCCCGGCAGTCACCATCTTTCGCCACAGGCTGCGTTTTGGGCGTAGCGCGGCTTCCACGACCGCTTCAGCCGGCCCCTCTTCAACAAGCAGCTCTTCGGTCAGCGCCGGGGCAAAATTATCTGCCTGCGGGCCATTAAACGTCTGCGCAGTTTTAAACGCCTCCGGGTGCTCTTGCTCAAGCGTTCCGGTAAAATCAATGCGCGGTTTTAACGGTTCCGTCATCGCAATTTATCTCCAATCAAAAACTCCAGCGCCGCATCCAGACGGATATGCGGTAACGGCTGATCGACCGTCATGACCTGCGGGCGGAAGGCTTCAAACTGGAAGCCCTGGTTCTGCCAGAAGGCCGGCCCCGGAAGGCGGGCGGGCACTTCGCCCGGATAGACAGTAAGCGGTTCGCCATCGCTGAGACGATTCCCGCGCAATGCCGGTATTTTCTCGCCATTAAGGTCAATCAACCCACTCTGTGTCGCCTGTACGGAAGCCAGTCCGAGGCAATCCATGCTGATCCCTTCGAACGCGGCATTCTGCCAGGCGTCCTGCACCAGTTGCTGCAGCAGCGACACCATATTGGCATGCTGATCGACCGTCACGTGATCGGCTTTTGTGGCCGCAAACAGCAGCTTGTCGATAACGGGTGAGAAGAGACGGCGAAATAGCGTGCGCTGCCCGTAGTGAAAACTTTGCATTAACTGTGTCAGCGCCAGGCGCATATCGTTGAAGGCCTGCGGCCCGCTGTTCAGCGGTTGCAGGCAATCCACCAGCACAATCTGGCGATCAAAACGTAAAAAGTGGTTTTTATAAAAACCTTTCACCACTTTTTCACAGTAGTAATTGTAACGCTCGCGCAGCATTCCGGCGTTAGTGTGTTTGTCCGCCTGGGCCAGTTTTGACTCCCCGATGCCATCCACGTCCGGCCACGGGAAAAACTGCAGCGCAGGTGCGCCCGCCAAATCTCCCGGCAGCACAAAACGGCCCGGCTGGATGAAATGCAACCCTTCCTGCTTACACTGATGCAGATACTCCGTCCAGGCCTCGGCAATCGCCGCCAGCCGGTTTTCATCGGCAGGCGCCAGCGGATCCAGGCCTTCGCACAGTTTTCGCCATTTCGTCGACCACTCGGCGCGGTTGCCCTGCAACAGCCCCGTCATCTGCCGTGACCAGCTGAGATAGTCCTGTGCCAGCATAGGTAAATCGAGCAACCACTCACCGGGGTAATCCACAATTTCCAGATACAGGGTGGAGGTGTCCTTGAAGTGGCGCATCAGGGATTCATTAGAGCGAAAACGCAGCGCGAGGCGAATTTCACTCACCCCGCACGTCGGCGTCGGCCAGGTGGGCGGTTCACCATAAAGCTGAGCCAGCCCTTCATCATAGGTAAAGCGGGGAATGCCAAAATCGCGCTGAGGCACACGTTTAACCCCCAGCAGGCGCTCTTCCCGCACGGCGCTCAGCAGCGGCAGCCGCGCCCCACTGTGCAGGTTAAGCAGCTGGTTCACCATCGCGGTGATAAACGCCGTCTTGCCGCTGCGGCTCAGCCCCGTCACCGCCAGACGCAGATGACGGTCAACGCCACGGTTCACCAGTGAATTGAGTTCGTTCTTAAGTCGCTTCATCGCCGTCCTTCATTGCCCGGAAGCCTCAAATACATTGCTTCAGAATACAATAAATGGGGGCAGATCGTTGATTATCAATTCTTATTTATTGCTATTGCCGTTTTCTCTCCAGTAAGATGAACGACATTGCTGTTAGTCAGGAGTGAGTAAGGTGTATGTCACCCACCATCTATGATATCGCACGGGTTGCCGGCGTTTCGAAATCAACCGTCTCCCGCGTTCTGAATAAACAAACGAATATTTCTCCTGAAGCGCGTGAAAAAGTGTTGAAGGCGATTGACGAATTAAATTATCAACCCAATAAACTCGCCCGCGCCCTGACCTCTTCTGGCTTCGACGCCATTATGGTTATTTCGACACGCTCGACGAAAACCACCGCCGGCAACCCTTTTTTCTCTGATGTTCTGCATGCCATTACAGCCAAAGCTGAAGAGGAAGGTTTTGATGTTATTTTGCAAACCTCGAAAAGCAGTGAAGACGATCTGCTGAAATGCGAAAGTAAAATAAAACAAAAAATGATTAAAGGGATCATCATGCTGAGCTCACCGGCAAATGAATCCTTTTTCACAACGCTGGATGCTTATGGCGTACCGGTGGTCGTCATCGGGAAAGTCGAAGGTGATTTTCAGAATATTTACTCGGTCGACACGGATAATTTTCACGACAGCGCCACGCTAACAGAAACCTTTATTAAAAATGGCCGACGTAACATTGCCTGTCTGCATGCGCCGCTCAATTATCATGTTTCGATTGATCGTCTTGCCGGTTATAAATCCAGCCTTGAAAAGCACGGCATCGCCATTAACCCGGCGTGGATCATCGACGGCGGATATACCCATGAAAGCGCGCTTGCCGCGGCCACAGAATTGCTCTGCTCGGCCACGCCACCTGATGCGGTATTTGCCACCGACAGCATGAAGTTACTCAGCCTTTATCGCGCGGCGGATACTCTGGATCTGAGGATCCCCGAGCAGGTGGTGATTGCAGGATACAGTGACCCGATGCTCTCCCTCATTTTAACGCCAGCACCCGGGGGTTTTGATATCCCAACCCGCAAGCTGGGTGAAGAGAGCTGCAATCTTCTTTTCAGGCGTATCGCCGGTCAGCCTGCGCCACAAAAAGTGCTTGTCGATACCCATTTTACGTTAGCGCCCTCTCTTCGCTAAAACCAGGGGCTGAAAGCCCCTGGCATCCGGTCTGTCAGAACGCGTAATTAACGCCAACACCCGCGTAGTGGAAACGGTCGCTGTCGCCTTCGTCATGGTTTTCCCATTCGTAGGCGTATTCCAGCGTCATGGATAATCCATTGTTGAAGTCATACGCGTACAGTAAACCCAGTCGGTTGAAATCGTGTCCTTCACGATCGGGATCGTCCTGCCAGTCCCAGTTCGACCAGCGATCCAGCCCCAGACGGGTATATGGCGTGAGCGTCGTCTGGCCTAATGAAACAGGCAGATACGCGCGAATTTCCTGCGTTGAAAATTCGCCGTTATTACGTGAACTGTCCATATTGAAACCGCGCTCAAGATAATAGTTCACTTTTGCAGAGAAGGTTTCATTAATGGTCCAGGTAAAACCCGTTTCCGTTTCTACACGGCTGTCGGCATAACCGGTTTTTTCCAGGTCATTCGCAAACTGATACATGGCAAACCAGCCACCAAAACGCCATTCGTCGGACAATTTAATATCCCAGTCCGGCTGAATTTTGTAACGCTGCATATTTGCGCTACCGTCTTTGGCACCGTGTTCATCTTTAAAGTGATAACCGTAATTACGGAAACCGCCGGTCAACCCGAGTGTAAAATCATCGGTGCCGATAAAGCGATAGCGTAATTCAAATTCCGGGCGGTCAAAATAGGTCCCACGGGTCATGCTGCTGTAATCAACCGGTCCTTCCTGATACATTGCCAGCGAAAGGGTCCAGGCATCCCATGTGGCATTAAACCACACAGAGGGTTCATATAATCCATCTTTATCGTCGCCCTGACCTTCGACGTTTTCAATTTCATACATGGCACCGATATTAAATTCCCAGTGTTTTGCTGATTCCGTTGCGTGCGCGCAGCTAACCCCTGCGCACAGAACGAGCGCAGCACTTCTTAGTAGAGTACTCATTTAAATGTTCCCTTTATAATTAACTCAAAAAAAACCGGAAATTTGCATTTCCGGCGAACGCCTTTCTTATCTAATAGCCACTTCAGTATCAGCGTCGAAGAAATGGCATTTATTCATATCGAACTGGATGCCGATATTATCCCCCGCCGCATAATCATTTACCGCTCCTGCACGAACGACCAGCTCATGCCCGCCCACGGTGGCATAGAGCATGAACTCAGCCCCGGTCAGTTCGGCCACGCTGACTTTTGCCGCAATATCATCCCCACGGCTTTGCAGCGTCAGAATATCTTCCGGCCGGATCCCAAAGACCACGGCTTTACGCTGATATCCGGCGGCATTCACCGCCGCCAGCGTGTCTTCAGGTATCTCCAGACGTAGCGTTTCCGTCACGAAATAGCGATCGTCTATCGCGCCCCGAATAAAATTCATTGCCGGTGATCCGATGAAGCCCGCCACAAACATATTCGCCGGTTCGTTGTAGACCTGCTTAGGTGCCCCCACCTGCTGAATAACGCCATCCTTGAGGATCACAATCCGGGTCGCCATCGTCATCGCTTCCGTCTGATCGTGGGTCACGTAAATCATTGTGGTGTTGAGCTTCTGATGCAGCTTGCTGATTTCAGCACGCATTTGCACACGCAGCTTGGCGTCCAGGTTAGAAAGCGGTTCATCCATCAGAAAGACGCCGGCTTCGCGCACAATCGCCCGTCCTAACGCCACGCGCTGACGTTGCCCACCCGACAATGCGCCAGGTTTACGCGTGAGGTAATCACGCAACCCCAGGATTTGTGCCGCCCAGTTCACGCGCTCTTCAATGACCGCGGGGGCAATTTTCTGCATCTTCAGGCCAAACGCCATGTTGTCGTAAACCGTCATGTGCGGATAAAGCGCATAGTTCTGGAAAACCATCGCAATGTCGCGGGACTTGGCGGGCACATCGTTCATGCAGACACCGTCAATCACCAGCTCACCGGCGGAGATCTCCTCCAGCCCGGCAATCATGCGAAGCGTCGTCGATTTACCGCACCCCGAGGGACCCACAAAGACGATAAACTCCTTGTCCTCAATTTCGAGGTTAAAATCCTTAACCACATGGACCTGGTTATCGTAGATTTTCTGAATATGTTTCAGAGACAGTTGAGCCATTTTTAATTCCTTATCATTACCGTTCGGCATGCCCAGAAATCCGTCAGGCATTTCCAGGTCAGTTCCTGCGTTGAATGAAGTTGTAATCCCGCATGGTTCAGGCCAGGCCCAATCCCGACCGAGAGCATTCCCGCCGCGTTGATTGCCTCAACGCCGGCTGCAGCATCTTCGATTCCAATAGCCTGCTCGGGGCGCACGTTCAGCCCGGCGCAGGCCGCAAGAAAGATCTCCGGGTCCGGTTTTGAGCGGGCAATGCGCGAGGCATCGGCGCAGAAATCAAAAGCCCTCTCAATGCCCAGCGCCTGCAAAATACCGGGGGCGTTAAGGGACACTGAGGCCAGCCCGATTTTGACGTTCGCCGCACGAATTTCCGCCAGCACCTCGCGGATGCCCGGAAGCAGAGAATCCTGCGTCAACGACGCCAGAGACCCGACGTAGCGCGCGTTCTTTTTATCCGCGAGCGCCTGCCGCTGCTGGTCGTTAAACTCCCCCTCTTTTCCGCCATGGCGCAGGATCCGCTGCAGCGATTCCATACGGCTTATCCCTTTCAGCTCGTCGTTGAACACCACGTCGAACGAGATGCCAATTTCCTGCGCCACGGCACGCCAGGCCAGAAAATGCAGATGCGCGGTATCGGTGATCACACCATCAAGATCAAAGACAACGGCCTCAGGCATCATGATTTGCTCCCGTGGTAGCGGTCCCATAAGTAGATGTAAAAAAATCCCTGAAAGAACAGACCTGCCGATCCGTTATGCACAGGGTTTTACCCCACAGCGTTAAGGTCACCGGTGCAGTGGTTTCAATCGTTAAAACATCATTTTCAAACGTGAAGTGCATGCGCGCGTTTCTCCATCGCAGCGGGAAAGCCAGTTTTCGCCAGTGGGCAGGCAACTTCGGGGCAAGATGCAATTCCCCCTGGACGATCTGCATGCCGGCAAATCCCTGAATAACGCCGGACCAGATAGCCCCGGTGGCGGCAGCATGAATCCCGTCATCGCAGCTGTGCGGATCGTCGCCCAGATCGATGGCGATACCCTCGCGCCAGAAGGCGTAGGCCCTTTCCGTATCGCCACACCGGGCAGCAACAATTCCATGAATCGCTTTGCTCAGCGAAGAGTCGTGTATGGTACGCGGCTCGTAGTACGCCAGGTTGGCAGCACACTGCTGTGGGGTAAACCGTTCCGGCAGCAGGTAGTTGAGCATCACCACGTCGGCCTGTTTAAGAATCTGCATCTCGTTCACTTCCGCGCGGGAGTAATCGAGCAGAATGGTCTGTTTACCCGCTTTCGCCTTATAGCGGCTCAGATCGATTGCCGGTTTCGCCATGAAGGTGTCATCCTGAGGAAGGACCCCTTCTGCGTTGGCTTGCGGTAACCACAAACGGGACATAAACCGGCTGGCATTCTCCATGAAGCCGGCATCTTCACGATTGAACATCGCCATAAACTGGCGCGCACAGGCGACATTGTGCCAGGCCAGATAGTTGGTGTAGGCATTGTTATTGACGTGCTCCGTGTACTCATCCGGCCCGATCACATCGTGGATTTCCAGGCGATCATTGACTTCCGTCGCCCGCCCCATCCAGAACGTTGCCGTCTCTATCAGTAGCGTCAGCCCTTCGTTACGCATAAACGCGTCATCATGTGTCGCCTGCCAGTAGGCCACGACAGCCCAGGCAATGTCCGCCACAATGTGATGTTCTGCCAGCGCAGAGGCCACTTTCTGGCGCGTGCCCGTGCGGATGTTGATTGCTGCATATTCCGGCGTTTCCTCCTGACCGCTCGCGGCGCTCTCCCAGGGGAAAAGTGCGCCAGGCCAGCCGTTGCGACGCGCTTTTTCACGAGCTCCGGCCAGGTTGAGCCAGCGATAACGCAGCAGACTGCGGGCGACCTGCGGACGCGTAAAGAG from Enterobacter ludwigii includes the following:
- a CDS encoding OmpG family monomeric porin, with amino-acid sequence MSTLLRSAALVLCAGVSCAHATESAKHWEFNIGAMYEIENVEGQGDDKDGLYEPSVWFNATWDAWTLSLAMYQEGPVDYSSMTRGTYFDRPEFELRYRFIGTDDFTLGLTGGFRNYGYHFKDEHGAKDGSANMQRYKIQPDWDIKLSDEWRFGGWFAMYQFANDLEKTGYADSRVETETGFTWTINETFSAKVNYYLERGFNMDSSRNNGEFSTQEIRAYLPVSLGQTTLTPYTRLGLDRWSNWDWQDDPDREGHDFNRLGLLYAYDFNNGLSMTLEYAYEWENHDEGDSDRFHYAGVGVNYAF
- the pgmB gene encoding beta-phosphoglucomutase, coding for MMPEAVVFDLDGVITDTAHLHFLAWRAVAQEIGISFDVVFNDELKGISRMESLQRILRHGGKEGEFNDQQRQALADKKNARYVGSLASLTQDSLLPGIREVLAEIRAANVKIGLASVSLNAPGILQALGIERAFDFCADASRIARSKPDPEIFLAACAGLNVRPEQAIGIEDAAAGVEAINAAGMLSVGIGPGLNHAGLQLHSTQELTWKCLTDFWACRTVMIRN
- a CDS encoding YcjX family protein, with the translated sequence MKRLKNELNSLVNRGVDRHLRLAVTGLSRSGKTAFITAMVNQLLNLHSGARLPLLSAVREERLLGVKRVPQRDFGIPRFTYDEGLAQLYGEPPTWPTPTCGVSEIRLALRFRSNESLMRHFKDTSTLYLEIVDYPGEWLLDLPMLAQDYLSWSRQMTGLLQGNRAEWSTKWRKLCEGLDPLAPADENRLAAIAEAWTEYLHQCKQEGLHFIQPGRFVLPGDLAGAPALQFFPWPDVDGIGESKLAQADKHTNAGMLRERYNYYCEKVVKGFYKNHFLRFDRQIVLVDCLQPLNSGPQAFNDMRLALTQLMQSFHYGQRTLFRRLFSPVIDKLLFAATKADHVTVDQHANMVSLLQQLVQDAWQNAAFEGISMDCLGLASVQATQSGLIDLNGEKIPALRGNRLSDGEPLTVYPGEVPARLPGPAFWQNQGFQFEAFRPQVMTVDQPLPHIRLDAALEFLIGDKLR
- a CDS encoding glycoside hydrolase family 65 protein; the protein is MLNVSVLTEPGFSPHSLNKYASIMACGNGYMGIRAAHEEDYTQQTRGMYLAGLYHRAGRNETTELINLPDITGIEVELDGVNFTLLSGALLEWQRELAFANGELRRSVLWRSPDGKRYRLESRRFVSLAQLPLVAMQLAITPLDGPSQVVLKTGIDATQTNSGRQHLDEISVRVFDQNCMQGVYETQDRVSDVVISAFCRLSAGSESCFTAKNRRISAHYDLNVSQGDTVTIEKIVWVAHRSDKALSQASFARNALAELKVCAARGYASLLESSACAWEDVWRDARVAVTSAEPQDQLALDYTVWHLTAMTPADNERCSIAAKGLTGEGYKGHVFWDTEIFLLPFHLFTRPQVARSLLRYRWLNLAGAREKARRNGWPGALFPWESAASGQEETPEYAAINIRTGTRQKVASALAEHHIVADIAWAVVAYWQATHDDAFMRNEGLTLLIETATFWMGRATEVNDRLEIHDVIGPDEYTEHVNNNAYTNYLAWHNVACARQFMAMFNREDAGFMENASRFMSRLWLPQANAEGVLPQDDTFMAKPAIDLSRYKAKAGKQTILLDYSRAEVNEMQILKQADVVMLNYLLPERFTPQQCAANLAYYEPRTIHDSSLSKAIHGIVAARCGDTERAYAFWREGIAIDLGDDPHSCDDGIHAAATGAIWSGVIQGFAGMQIVQGELHLAPKLPAHWRKLAFPLRWRNARMHFTFENDVLTIETTAPVTLTLWGKTLCITDRQVCSFRDFFTSTYGTATTGANHDA
- a CDS encoding aldose 1-epimerase family protein; the protein is MKIKLAITLLAALISGHAAAKTWVLTSAESGVEKGNWKITSDELKVKEQAFSIEQKVLHGGKQEGSKILVISSKSGLTITLSPSRGMNLLHVEGFGTRMGWDSPVKEVVNPAYINLESRNGLGWLEGFNEMMVRCGYEWTGHPVTADGQIYTLHGKAGNTPVSQVEVEVADAAPHEIRIRGLIKESTFKKADLQTMTELRYVPGTNQFSLHDVLTNHADYPHDYQIIYHSNFGTPILEEGARFLAPVASVSPFNDYAKAGVNDWQTYAGPTKGFDEMVFNLKPLADNNHETLAAVVNKAGDKGASIQFDTRQLPVLTLWKNTDTLKQGYVTGIEPGTSYAYPVTIEREQKRVKQLQPGASTQFDLTYTLLHNPQQVKDVENRIASIQGETKVDINSTPIAKE
- a CDS encoding YcjF family protein; the protein is MTEPLKPRIDFTGTLEQEHPEAFKTAQTFNGPQADNFAPALTEELLVEEGPAEAVVEAALRPKRSLWRKMVTAGLALFGVSVVGQGVQWAVNAWQTQDWVALGGCAAGALIVGAGVGSVATEWRRLWRLRQRAHERDEARDLLHSHGTGKGRAFCEKLASQAGIDQSHPALQRWYAAIHETQNDREVVTLYSHMVQPVLDAQARREISRSAAESTLMIAVSPLALVDMAFIAWRNLRLINRIAALYGIELGYYSRLRLFRLVLLNIAFTGASELVREVGMDWMSQDLAARLSARAAQGIGAGLLTARLGIKAMEVCRPLPWIDGDKPRLGDFRRELIGQLKETLNKKPVQ
- a CDS encoding LacI family DNA-binding transcriptional regulator, yielding MSPTIYDIARVAGVSKSTVSRVLNKQTNISPEAREKVLKAIDELNYQPNKLARALTSSGFDAIMVISTRSTKTTAGNPFFSDVLHAITAKAEEEGFDVILQTSKSSEDDLLKCESKIKQKMIKGIIMLSSPANESFFTTLDAYGVPVVVIGKVEGDFQNIYSVDTDNFHDSATLTETFIKNGRRNIACLHAPLNYHVSIDRLAGYKSSLEKHGIAINPAWIIDGGYTHESALAAATELLCSATPPDAVFATDSMKLLSLYRAADTLDLRIPEQVVIAGYSDPMLSLILTPAPGGFDIPTRKLGEESCNLLFRRIAGQPAPQKVLVDTHFTLAPSLR
- the tyrR gene encoding transcriptional regulator TyrR, whose protein sequence is MRLEVFCEDRLGLTRELLDLLVLRSIDLRGIEIDPVGRIYLNFAEIEFNTFSSLMAEIRRIAGVTDVRTIPWMPSEREHLALSALLEAMPEPFLSLDLKSKVERVNHASCQLFAQSQEKLSNHNAAQLIPGFNFQRWLDSNPQNTHSEHVVIHGQNFLMEITPVYLKGEADTRVLTGAVIMLRSTVRMGRQLQNISSQDVGAFSQIIAVSPKMRHVVDQARKLASLTAPLLITGDTGTGKDLLAHAVHLASPRAAKPYLALNCASIPEDAVESELFGHAPEGKKGFFEQANGGSVLLDEIGEMSPRMQAKLLRFLNDGTFRRVGEDHEVHVDVRVICATQKNLVELVQKGVFREDLYYRLNVLTLNIPPLRDCPQDIMPLTELFVARFADEQGVPRPKLSADLGTVLMRYGWPGNIRQLKNAVYRALTQLEGYELRPQDILLPDYDAGTVSVGEEAMEGSLDDITSRFERSVLTQLYRSYPSTRKLAKRLGVSHTAIANKLREYGLNQKKGDE
- a CDS encoding ABC transporter ATP-binding protein, which produces MAQLSLKHIQKIYDNQVHVVKDFNLEIEDKEFIVFVGPSGCGKSTTLRMIAGLEEISAGELVIDGVCMNDVPAKSRDIAMVFQNYALYPHMTVYDNMAFGLKMQKIAPAVIEERVNWAAQILGLRDYLTRKPGALSGGQRQRVALGRAIVREAGVFLMDEPLSNLDAKLRVQMRAEISKLHQKLNTTMIYVTHDQTEAMTMATRIVILKDGVIQQVGAPKQVYNEPANMFVAGFIGSPAMNFIRGAIDDRYFVTETLRLEIPEDTLAAVNAAGYQRKAVVFGIRPEDILTLQSRGDDIAAKVSVAELTGAEFMLYATVGGHELVVRAGAVNDYAAGDNIGIQFDMNKCHFFDADTEVAIR